The following proteins are encoded in a genomic region of Comamonas resistens:
- the pgi gene encoding glucose-6-phosphate isomerase has translation MTSLCHELPAWQLLQTHYQSQIQHLDLCQAFAQDEQRLGSLSLQAPHVFADLSKNLWTTETAALLQQLARQSQLDAKRDAMLAGEAINTSEQRSVMHWLLRTPRDGGNLANSCVVKHWSPAMQTALADVHETLDQMLALADQLRNNPQITDIVNIGIGGSHLGPEVVVNALEDWIDRGKNFYFVSNVDGHELGHVLRRVKPESTLFLIASKSFTTAETMLNARSARQWFLDQGGSEDPGAACSVDAHFVALTTNKKAAAEFGIQRTLGFWDWVGGRFSLWSAIGLPIAIAIGSKQFRAMLGGAHAMDAHFFETPTTQNLPVQLGLLDVWYRDFCHFSSRCIAPYSHGLRRLTAYLQQLEMESNGKRVTKDGQPLAVPSAPVIWGEPGTNGQHAFFQMLHQGQDVIPVEFIALRDGGKYLGKHHQSLVVNAIAQAQALMVGRDGDGAEKFCPGNRPSSFLLLQQLDPASLGALIALYEHRIFVSGAIWNINSFDQWGVELGKKLAKQLHQRQDSQDWEGVDASTQGLMQRLTQSDR, from the coding sequence TTGACTTCTCTTTGTCACGAACTGCCCGCCTGGCAGTTATTGCAAACCCATTACCAGTCACAGATTCAGCATCTGGATCTGTGCCAGGCTTTTGCACAGGACGAGCAACGTCTGGGCAGTTTGAGCCTGCAGGCACCGCATGTGTTTGCCGACCTGTCCAAGAACCTGTGGACCACGGAAACCGCTGCGCTGCTGCAGCAGCTTGCCAGGCAGAGCCAGCTCGACGCCAAGCGCGACGCCATGCTGGCGGGCGAGGCCATCAACACCAGCGAGCAGCGCAGCGTCATGCACTGGCTGCTGCGCACACCGCGTGATGGCGGCAATCTGGCGAACTCCTGCGTCGTCAAGCACTGGTCGCCCGCCATGCAGACCGCTTTGGCAGATGTGCATGAGACGCTGGACCAGATGCTGGCCCTGGCCGATCAGCTCAGGAACAATCCGCAGATCACCGATATCGTCAACATCGGCATAGGCGGCTCGCATCTTGGCCCCGAGGTCGTGGTCAATGCACTCGAAGACTGGATAGACAGGGGCAAGAATTTTTACTTTGTCTCCAATGTCGACGGTCACGAACTGGGCCATGTGCTGCGCCGGGTCAAACCTGAAAGCACGCTGTTTCTGATCGCCTCCAAATCCTTCACCACGGCCGAGACCATGCTCAATGCCCGCTCGGCCCGGCAGTGGTTTCTGGACCAGGGTGGCAGCGAAGACCCTGGGGCGGCCTGCTCCGTCGATGCTCATTTTGTCGCACTCACCACCAACAAGAAGGCAGCGGCAGAGTTCGGTATTCAACGCACGCTGGGTTTCTGGGACTGGGTGGGCGGGCGCTTTTCCCTATGGTCTGCCATTGGCCTGCCGATTGCGATTGCCATCGGTTCAAAGCAGTTTCGCGCCATGCTGGGCGGTGCACATGCGATGGATGCGCATTTTTTTGAGACACCCACGACACAGAATCTGCCCGTCCAGCTAGGCCTGCTCGACGTCTGGTATCGCGACTTCTGTCATTTTTCCAGCCGCTGCATTGCCCCCTACAGCCACGGCCTGCGCCGGCTCACCGCCTATCTGCAGCAACTGGAGATGGAAAGCAATGGCAAGCGCGTCACCAAGGACGGACAGCCTCTGGCCGTGCCTTCGGCCCCCGTCATCTGGGGCGAACCAGGCACCAATGGGCAACATGCTTTCTTTCAGATGCTGCACCAGGGCCAGGATGTGATTCCCGTGGAATTCATTGCTTTACGCGACGGAGGCAAATATCTGGGCAAGCATCACCAGAGCCTGGTCGTCAACGCAATTGCCCAAGCCCAGGCCCTGATGGTGGGACGCGATGGAGACGGGGCCGAGAAATTCTGCCCGGGCAACCGCCCCAGCAGCTTTTTGCTGCTGCAGCAGCTGGATCCTGCATCGCTGGGCGCCCTGATTGCACTCTATGAGCACCGGATTTTTGTGTCCGGCGCTATCTGGAATATCAACAGCTTCGATCAGTGGGGAGTCGAGCTTGGCAAAAAACTCGCCAAGCAACTGCATCAGCGTCAGGACAGTCAGGACTGGGAAGGAGTCGACGCCTCAACCCAGGGGCTGATGCAGCGCCTGACCCAGAGCGATCGCTAA